A part of Geothrix oryzae genomic DNA contains:
- a CDS encoding glycosyltransferase family 4 protein, which produces MDATPPRPPRIAFLGGYLPRLCGIATFTHDLCEAVAAAAPASQCYAGAMNDRIEAYDYPPRVRFELDEKDLDSYRRAADFLNFNNADVLCVQHEFGIYGGPAGSHLLALLKEVRMPVVTTLHTVLRDPNPAQRKVMEELIRRSDRLVVMARKGAEILRETYGAPDAKVEIILHGIPDMPYLDSSFYKAQFGVEGRTVLLTFGLLGPGKGIEYAIEALPEIVKRHPNVVYLVLGATHPHLVARDGESYRLGLERLAEDRGVKDHVIFYNRFVSLEDLKEFIGATDIYLTPYLNEAQITSGTLAYVFGAGKAVVSTPYWHAQELLAEDRGILVPFRDPQAIAQGVCAFLDDPDRLRRTREKAYGLGREMIWSAVAQRYLEAFQCARTERRAAPRSAFANWTLASRPYDLPPLRLDHVVRMSDATGIIQHASFNVPNYHEGYCTDDNARAFILCNLLDELGDRPPSENLDRLATSYLAFLSAAMNRGTGRFRNFMSHGRSWLEEAGSEDSHARGLWAVGTGAGRSRNAGHRRLSAHLFEHGFPAVQAFSSPRAWAFALLGIQEYLEAFPDHAEVKALREGLVHRLVSLWKGCATENWPWFESKATYDNARLCQALILGGPSTSHPEALEIGLRSLRWLASIQKTQSGHFRPIGCNGFYERDGAHAYFDQQPVEAQAMVSACLAAHRVTRDESWLREAKRAFEWFLGRNDLGLPLYDSSSGGCGDGLHQDRVSENQGAESTLAFHLSLAEMNFAEHSIEALPDNAS; this is translated from the coding sequence ATGGATGCCACCCCACCCCGCCCGCCCCGCATCGCCTTCCTGGGCGGCTATCTCCCGAGGCTCTGCGGCATCGCCACCTTCACGCATGACCTCTGCGAGGCGGTGGCCGCCGCCGCGCCCGCCTCGCAGTGCTACGCCGGGGCCATGAACGACCGCATCGAAGCTTACGACTACCCTCCCCGCGTGCGCTTCGAATTGGACGAGAAGGATCTGGATTCCTACCGGCGCGCCGCCGACTTCCTGAACTTCAACAACGCCGATGTCCTCTGCGTCCAGCATGAATTCGGCATCTACGGGGGGCCCGCCGGCAGCCACCTGCTGGCCCTCCTCAAGGAAGTCCGGATGCCCGTGGTCACCACGCTCCACACCGTGCTGCGCGATCCGAATCCGGCCCAGCGAAAGGTGATGGAAGAGCTGATCCGACGCAGCGACCGGTTGGTGGTGATGGCCCGGAAGGGCGCGGAAATCCTGCGCGAAACCTACGGGGCGCCCGACGCCAAGGTGGAGATCATCCTCCATGGCATCCCGGACATGCCCTACCTCGACTCGAGCTTCTACAAGGCTCAGTTCGGCGTCGAAGGGCGCACGGTGCTGCTCACCTTCGGCCTGCTCGGCCCCGGCAAGGGGATCGAATATGCCATCGAAGCCCTGCCGGAGATCGTGAAGCGCCATCCGAATGTGGTCTATCTCGTGCTGGGTGCCACCCACCCCCACCTGGTCGCCCGCGACGGAGAGAGCTACCGCCTGGGCCTGGAGCGCTTGGCCGAGGACCGCGGCGTGAAGGACCATGTCATCTTCTACAATCGCTTCGTGTCGCTGGAGGACCTCAAGGAGTTCATCGGCGCGACGGACATCTACCTGACCCCCTACCTCAACGAGGCGCAGATCACCTCGGGCACCCTCGCCTATGTGTTCGGCGCGGGCAAGGCCGTGGTTTCCACGCCCTACTGGCACGCCCAGGAACTGCTTGCGGAGGATCGAGGGATCCTGGTCCCCTTCCGCGACCCTCAGGCCATCGCCCAGGGCGTGTGCGCCTTCCTCGATGACCCGGACCGCCTGAGGCGGACCCGGGAGAAGGCCTACGGGCTCGGGCGCGAGATGATCTGGTCCGCCGTGGCGCAACGGTACCTCGAGGCCTTCCAGTGCGCCCGCACGGAGCGGCGGGCCGCGCCGCGATCGGCCTTCGCCAACTGGACGCTCGCCAGCCGGCCCTATGACCTGCCTCCGCTGCGGCTGGATCATGTCGTGCGCATGAGCGATGCCACCGGCATCATCCAGCACGCGTCCTTCAATGTGCCGAACTACCACGAGGGCTACTGTACCGACGACAACGCGCGGGCCTTCATCCTGTGCAACCTGTTGGATGAGCTCGGAGACCGGCCGCCCTCCGAAAACCTCGACCGCCTGGCCACAAGCTACCTGGCCTTCCTGTCCGCCGCCATGAATCGCGGGACCGGCCGGTTCCGCAATTTCATGAGCCACGGCCGGAGTTGGCTGGAAGAGGCGGGGAGCGAAGACAGCCACGCCCGGGGCCTGTGGGCCGTTGGCACGGGGGCCGGCCGCTCCCGCAACGCCGGCCACCGGCGGCTATCCGCCCATCTCTTCGAGCACGGGTTCCCCGCAGTCCAGGCCTTCTCCTCGCCCCGGGCCTGGGCCTTCGCCCTGCTCGGCATCCAGGAATACCTGGAGGCCTTCCCGGACCACGCGGAGGTGAAGGCGCTGCGCGAGGGCCTGGTGCACAGGCTCGTGAGCCTCTGGAAGGGTTGCGCGACCGAGAACTGGCCGTGGTTCGAGTCGAAGGCCACCTACGATAATGCCCGCCTCTGCCAGGCCCTCATCCTCGGCGGCCCGTCGACTTCCCACCCGGAGGCCCTGGAGATCGGGCTCAGATCCCTGCGTTGGCTCGCTTCCATCCAGAAGACGCAGTCCGGCCACTTCCGGCCCATCGGCTGCAACGGCTTCTATGAGCGGGATGGCGCCCATGCCTATTTCGACCAGCAGCCGGTGGAGGCCCAGGCGATGGTCTCCGCCTGCCTCGCGGCCCATCGGGTCACCCGCGACGAATCGTGGCTCCGCGAAGCCAAGCGCGCCTTCGAATGGTTCCTCGGGCGCAATGATCTCGGCCTTCCCCTCTATGACTCCAGCAGCGGAGGCTGCGGGGATGGGCTGCACCAGGACCGGGTCAGTGAGAACCAGGGGGCCGAATCCACGCTGGCCTTCCACCTTTCGCTGGCCGAAATGAACTTTGCCGAACATTCGATCGAAGCCCTGCCGGACAATGCCTCATGA
- a CDS encoding aconitate hydratase has product MAQIDSTPSFVKAAYEQMAARLKVVRQRLNRPLSLAEKIVYGHLDHPDQAEILRGKSYLDLRPDRVAMQDATAQMALLQFMTSGLPEVAVPSTVHCDHLIQAEVGSSPDLARANAENKEVYDFLSSVCDKYGLGFWRPGSGIIHQVVLETYAFPGGLMIGTDSHTPNAGGLGMVAIGVGGADAVDVMAGLSWELKAPKLIGVKLTGALKGWTSPKDVILKLAGILTVKGGTGAIVEYFGPGVDSISCTGMGTICNMGAEIGATTSLFPFNARMAEYLRATARGEIAELAMGFAEHLKADEGCQYDQVVEIDLSTLEPHINGPFTPDLAWPLSRFAAAVREKGYPEELKVGLIGSCTNSSYEDMERAASVAKQALAHGVKAKSTFTITPGSEQIRATIERDGQMAVFTEVGGMVLANACGPCIGQWKRHDIQKGERNSIITSFNRNFAARNDANPETCAFVASPEIVTAFVLAGRLTFNPETDTLPGADGKPFKLAPPSGDSLPRKGYDPGKATYQAPPEDRHRIEVKIDPASQRLQKLDPFKAWEGSDLTDLTILIKAKGKCTTDHISAAGPWLRFRGHLDNISNNLLIGATNAFNGAVNRVKNLLTGGYDEVPKVARAYKAAGIGWVVVGDENYGEGSSREHAAMEPRHLGGRAIIVKSFARIHETNLKKQGMLPLTFADPMDYEKLLEDDRLSILGLAGFAPGVPLTLVARHADGGEDRISLNHTFNQSQIAWFKAGSALNLMGGKAKQS; this is encoded by the coding sequence ATGGCCCAGATCGACTCCACTCCCTCTTTCGTCAAGGCCGCCTACGAGCAGATGGCCGCCCGCCTGAAGGTGGTGCGCCAGCGGCTGAACCGGCCACTCTCCCTGGCGGAGAAGATCGTCTACGGCCACCTGGATCACCCGGATCAGGCCGAGATCCTGCGGGGGAAGAGCTACCTCGACCTGCGGCCCGATCGCGTGGCCATGCAGGATGCCACGGCCCAGATGGCGCTCCTCCAGTTCATGACTTCGGGACTGCCCGAGGTGGCCGTGCCCTCCACCGTCCATTGCGACCACCTCATCCAGGCCGAGGTGGGTTCCAGCCCGGATCTCGCCCGCGCCAACGCCGAGAACAAGGAGGTCTACGACTTCCTGTCGTCGGTGTGCGACAAGTACGGCCTGGGCTTCTGGAGGCCCGGCAGCGGCATCATCCACCAGGTGGTGCTGGAGACCTACGCCTTCCCCGGCGGGCTCATGATCGGCACCGACTCACACACACCGAATGCCGGGGGCCTGGGCATGGTGGCCATCGGCGTGGGCGGGGCGGACGCGGTGGATGTCATGGCGGGGCTGTCCTGGGAGCTGAAGGCGCCGAAGCTCATCGGCGTGAAGCTCACCGGGGCGCTCAAGGGCTGGACCTCGCCCAAGGATGTGATCCTCAAGCTGGCCGGCATCCTCACGGTGAAGGGCGGCACCGGCGCCATCGTGGAGTATTTCGGCCCCGGCGTGGACTCCATCTCCTGCACGGGCATGGGGACCATCTGCAACATGGGCGCGGAGATCGGCGCCACCACCAGCCTGTTCCCCTTCAATGCCCGCATGGCGGAGTACCTGCGGGCCACCGCCCGGGGCGAGATCGCGGAGCTGGCCATGGGCTTCGCTGAACACCTGAAGGCCGACGAGGGCTGCCAGTACGATCAGGTCGTCGAGATCGACCTCAGCACCCTGGAACCCCACATCAACGGCCCCTTCACGCCGGACCTGGCCTGGCCCCTGTCCCGATTCGCAGCTGCCGTGCGGGAGAAGGGCTATCCCGAGGAACTGAAGGTGGGCCTCATCGGAAGCTGCACCAACTCCAGCTACGAGGACATGGAGCGGGCCGCCAGCGTGGCGAAGCAGGCCCTGGCGCACGGCGTGAAGGCCAAGTCCACCTTCACCATCACGCCGGGCAGCGAGCAGATCCGGGCCACCATCGAGCGCGACGGGCAGATGGCGGTCTTCACCGAGGTGGGCGGCATGGTGCTGGCCAACGCCTGCGGTCCCTGCATCGGGCAGTGGAAGCGCCACGACATCCAGAAGGGCGAGCGGAACTCCATCATCACGAGCTTCAACCGCAACTTCGCCGCGCGCAATGATGCCAACCCCGAGACCTGCGCCTTCGTGGCGTCGCCGGAGATCGTCACGGCCTTCGTCCTCGCGGGCCGGCTCACCTTCAACCCAGAGACCGACACCCTCCCCGGGGCGGACGGCAAACCCTTCAAGCTGGCGCCCCCCAGCGGCGACAGCCTGCCCAGGAAGGGCTACGACCCCGGAAAGGCCACCTACCAGGCCCCGCCGGAAGACCGGCACCGCATCGAGGTGAAGATCGATCCCGCCAGTCAGCGCCTCCAGAAGCTGGATCCCTTCAAGGCCTGGGAAGGCTCAGACCTCACGGACCTGACCATCCTCATCAAGGCCAAGGGCAAATGCACCACGGACCACATCTCCGCCGCGGGGCCCTGGCTGCGGTTCCGCGGCCACCTCGACAACATCAGCAACAACCTCCTCATCGGCGCCACCAACGCCTTCAACGGAGCCGTCAACCGGGTGAAGAACCTGCTCACGGGAGGCTATGACGAGGTGCCCAAGGTGGCCCGGGCCTACAAGGCGGCGGGCATCGGCTGGGTGGTCGTCGGCGACGAGAACTACGGCGAGGGCTCCAGCCGGGAGCACGCCGCCATGGAACCCCGGCACCTGGGCGGCCGCGCCATCATCGTGAAGAGCTTCGCCCGCATCCACGAGACCAACCTCAAGAAGCAGGGGATGCTGCCTCTGACCTTCGCGGACCCCATGGACTACGAGAAGCTCCTGGAGGACGACCGCCTGTCCATCCTCGGCCTGGCCGGCTTTGCGCCTGGCGTGCCCCTCACGCTGGTGGCCCGGCATGCGGACGGCGGTGAGGACCGGATCTCGCTGAACCACACCTTCAACCAGAGCCAGATCGCCTGGTTCAAGGCCGGGTCGGCCCTGAACCTCATGGGCGGCAAGGCGAAGCAGTCCTAG
- a CDS encoding trimeric intracellular cation channel family protein, with protein MPERALFNLLDLAGIFVFAISGAAAARQRDLDLFGIVALAFVTACGGGIVRDLCLGALPPIGLADWRYLAIATLGALATIGAYGWVRRLRYPVLLFDALGMAMFAVAGTQKALGMGRNAETAILLGMFTAVGGGILRDMLLGRVAVVLEREIYASAALLGTLLVVLADHFHWGAAWATWPGLLACFGLRYLSLRFSWNMPRFGRREGGPES; from the coding sequence ATGCCTGAGCGCGCCCTCTTCAATCTCCTGGATCTGGCGGGCATCTTCGTCTTCGCCATCAGCGGCGCCGCGGCCGCCCGGCAGCGGGACCTGGACCTGTTCGGCATCGTGGCCCTGGCCTTCGTCACGGCCTGCGGCGGGGGCATCGTGCGCGACCTCTGCCTCGGCGCCCTGCCGCCCATCGGCCTGGCGGACTGGCGCTACCTCGCCATCGCCACCCTGGGCGCCCTGGCCACCATCGGCGCCTATGGCTGGGTGCGGCGCCTCCGCTACCCGGTGCTCCTCTTCGACGCCCTGGGGATGGCCATGTTCGCCGTGGCGGGCACCCAGAAGGCGCTGGGGATGGGCCGCAACGCCGAGACCGCCATCCTCCTGGGGATGTTCACCGCCGTGGGCGGCGGCATCCTCCGGGACATGCTACTCGGCCGGGTGGCGGTGGTGCTGGAGCGGGAGATCTACGCCTCCGCGGCCCTGCTGGGCACCCTGCTGGTGGTGCTGGCGGACCATTTCCACTGGGGCGCGGCCTGGGCCACCTGGCCCGGCCTCCTGGCCTGCTTCGGGCTGCGCTACCTGTCGCTCCGGTTCAGCTGGAACATGCCCCGCTTCGGCCGGCGCGAGGGGGGCCCGGAGAGCTGA
- a CDS encoding amidohydrolase, with protein sequence MDPLAKALDSRLDALLPELEAVYKDLHSHPELSMQEVRTARLAAEHLARHGFEVTPGVGGTGVVGLLRNGAGPTVMLRADMDALPVLEATGLPYASIAKARNDDGVEVGVSHACGHDLHVTWLMGAAQALSERRDLWKGTLLAVFQPGEEVARGAQGMIDDGLMDRFPRPDVILGQHVMVGAAGTVGHRSGTILSAGDSLKVQLFGRGSHGSQPQTAIDPVVMAASTVLRLQTIVSREIGPLDSAVLTIGSLQAGTKENIIPEDATLKLNIRTYDEGVREHILSAVKRICCAESAASNAPREPLFTPLNSYPMTVNDAAAAARVAKAFQTQFGERAYETAPASASEDFSVFGRAWKAPYVFWIVGGTGPQVYARAKAEGQINRLPSNHSSRYAPVLHPTLKTGLQAMLTAAGAWLCEAESTGHA encoded by the coding sequence ATGGACCCGCTGGCCAAGGCACTCGACTCCCGCCTGGACGCCCTCCTGCCGGAACTGGAGGCGGTCTACAAAGACCTCCACAGCCACCCGGAGCTGTCCATGCAGGAGGTGCGGACGGCACGGCTCGCGGCGGAGCACCTGGCCCGGCACGGATTCGAGGTGACCCCGGGCGTGGGCGGGACGGGCGTGGTGGGCCTCCTGCGCAACGGAGCCGGGCCCACCGTGATGCTGCGGGCGGACATGGACGCCCTTCCCGTGCTGGAGGCCACGGGGCTGCCCTACGCGAGCATCGCCAAGGCCCGCAACGACGACGGCGTGGAAGTGGGCGTGTCGCATGCCTGCGGCCACGACCTGCATGTGACCTGGCTGATGGGCGCGGCCCAGGCGCTCAGCGAGCGCCGCGACCTGTGGAAGGGCACCCTCCTGGCCGTGTTCCAGCCCGGCGAAGAGGTCGCCCGCGGCGCCCAGGGCATGATCGACGACGGCCTGATGGACCGCTTTCCCCGGCCCGATGTCATCCTCGGCCAGCATGTGATGGTGGGGGCGGCGGGCACGGTGGGCCATCGCAGCGGCACCATTCTCTCCGCCGGGGACAGCCTGAAGGTCCAGCTCTTCGGACGGGGTTCCCACGGCTCCCAACCCCAGACCGCCATCGATCCCGTGGTCATGGCCGCCTCGACGGTCCTGCGGCTCCAGACCATCGTCTCCCGCGAGATCGGCCCCCTGGACAGCGCGGTGCTGACCATCGGCTCCCTCCAGGCCGGGACCAAGGAAAACATCATCCCCGAGGACGCCACCCTCAAGCTGAACATCCGCACCTACGACGAGGGCGTCCGGGAGCACATCCTGTCGGCCGTCAAGCGGATCTGCTGCGCGGAGAGCGCGGCCTCGAACGCGCCGCGGGAGCCTCTGTTCACGCCCCTGAACAGCTACCCCATGACCGTGAACGACGCAGCGGCCGCGGCGCGGGTGGCGAAGGCCTTCCAGACCCAGTTCGGAGAGAGGGCCTACGAGACGGCGCCCGCCTCGGCCAGCGAAGACTTCAGTGTCTTTGGCCGCGCCTGGAAGGCACCCTATGTGTTCTGGATCGTGGGAGGCACGGGCCCGCAAGTCTACGCCAGGGCCAAAGCCGAAGGGCAGATCAACCGCCTCCCCAGCAACCATTCATCGAGGTACGCCCCTGTGCTGCATCCCACCCTGAAGACCGGCCTCCAGGCCATGCTGACCGCGGCCGGGGCCTGGCTCTGCGAGGCGGAGTCCACCGGCCATGCCTGA
- a CDS encoding ABC transporter substrate-binding protein has translation MTSPPAATPIPAPRQPEAASGLGRIAAKLRWLVLGAGLGCILMAAPPPESITLQLKWRHQFQFAGYYAAQEKGFYREAGLEVTMLEADPSTDPAREVVAGRAQYGVSNSALLLARQQGLPVVALAVIYQHSPLALLARSGAGIHSVHDLAGRRIMIDRHSDELLAFLRKEGVPVSSLSLQEHRFDPSALLNGEVDAISAYSTDEPYFLDQAGFSYLTFTPRAIGLDFYGDNLFTTEEEIRAHPARVKAFREASLRGWAYAMQHPEEVVDLILARYGGRHGRDHLLYEASQMAPLLQRDLVELGYMHPDRWQRMADAYAQLDLLPTGFPLEGFLYDPGAGDRQARRNLRLMLTLALPIGLVLGAAVLVFLWMNRRLARAIRAQAQMSGGLRESERQFRFIAEHSADVIWTMDLPSGRFTYVSPSVVQLRGYTPEEILAMPVAEALTPESAARVQKILIESLAEWHAGATLPPRVVEVDQPHKDGHLVPTEVVTTLHGDAEGRPTRVLGVSRNITARRRAEEQLRRNLETLEQAASTDLLTHAWNRRHFDAAIEGEMHRSLRYGHPLSMLMLDIDHFKRINDTYGHPEGDRVLMEVADQVRAVIRLSDSLTRWGGEEFIVLMPNTGLANAKALAERIRESLAGCAIEGIGPVTASFGVAEYLPDASRESWLERVDHALYRAKQAGRNRVEADPLQSGIEPRGEHPEGTFLKLAWSASFRSGNPLIDAQHERLFRLSNDLLDAVLSGRDDGDLAALVTKLLSEVAQHFQDEEAILADLGFSGLQEHRQKHAELIGKALDLQQAFQAGTLSSGRLFQFLAQDVVALHMLKADREFFHLTAPPQG, from the coding sequence ATGACCTCACCACCCGCCGCGACCCCCATCCCGGCCCCCCGCCAGCCCGAGGCGGCGAGCGGTCTCGGGAGGATCGCCGCCAAGCTGCGCTGGCTCGTCCTGGGCGCCGGGCTCGGCTGCATCTTGATGGCCGCTCCGCCTCCCGAATCGATCACCCTTCAGCTCAAATGGCGGCACCAGTTCCAATTCGCCGGGTACTACGCGGCGCAGGAGAAGGGGTTCTACCGGGAGGCCGGGCTCGAGGTCACCATGCTCGAAGCCGATCCCTCGACGGACCCGGCCCGGGAGGTCGTGGCGGGGCGGGCCCAGTACGGCGTCAGCAACAGTGCCCTCCTCCTCGCCCGGCAGCAGGGCCTGCCCGTGGTGGCCCTGGCCGTCATCTACCAGCATTCCCCCCTCGCCCTCCTCGCCCGTTCGGGGGCCGGAATCCATTCGGTCCACGATCTGGCGGGCCGGCGCATCATGATCGACCGCCACTCCGATGAGCTCCTCGCCTTCCTGCGGAAAGAGGGCGTGCCGGTGTCATCCCTCAGCCTCCAGGAGCATCGCTTCGACCCGTCGGCCCTGCTCAACGGGGAAGTCGATGCCATCAGCGCCTACAGCACGGATGAACCCTACTTCCTGGATCAGGCCGGCTTCAGCTACCTGACCTTCACGCCCCGCGCCATCGGCCTCGACTTCTACGGCGACAACCTCTTCACCACGGAGGAGGAAATCCGCGCCCATCCCGCCCGGGTGAAGGCCTTCCGCGAGGCGAGCCTCCGGGGCTGGGCCTATGCCATGCAGCATCCGGAGGAGGTGGTGGACCTGATCCTCGCCCGCTACGGCGGGCGGCACGGCCGGGACCACCTCCTCTACGAGGCCAGCCAGATGGCTCCCCTGTTGCAGCGGGACCTGGTCGAGCTGGGCTACATGCATCCCGACCGCTGGCAGCGCATGGCGGATGCCTACGCGCAGCTGGACCTCCTGCCCACCGGCTTCCCCCTCGAGGGCTTCCTCTATGATCCCGGCGCCGGCGATCGTCAGGCCCGACGGAACCTGAGGCTCATGCTGACCCTCGCCCTCCCGATCGGCCTGGTCCTCGGCGCGGCGGTCCTCGTCTTCCTCTGGATGAACCGGCGCCTCGCGCGGGCGATCCGGGCGCAGGCCCAGATGAGCGGCGGACTCCGGGAGAGCGAGCGGCAGTTCCGTTTCATCGCGGAGCATTCCGCCGATGTCATCTGGACCATGGATCTCCCCAGCGGGAGGTTCACCTATGTCAGCCCGTCCGTGGTCCAGCTGCGGGGCTACACCCCCGAGGAGATCCTGGCCATGCCGGTGGCCGAGGCCCTGACCCCGGAATCGGCCGCCCGGGTCCAGAAGATCCTGATCGAGTCCCTGGCTGAATGGCACGCGGGAGCCACCCTCCCTCCCCGGGTGGTGGAGGTGGACCAGCCCCACAAGGACGGGCACCTGGTTCCCACGGAGGTCGTGACGACGCTCCACGGAGACGCCGAGGGCCGCCCGACCCGGGTCCTCGGCGTGAGCCGGAACATCACGGCGAGGCGGCGGGCGGAAGAACAGCTGCGCCGCAACCTCGAAACCCTTGAACAGGCGGCCAGCACGGATCTCCTCACCCATGCCTGGAACCGCCGGCACTTCGACGCCGCCATCGAGGGAGAGATGCACCGCTCCCTCCGGTATGGTCATCCCCTGTCGATGCTGATGCTGGACATCGATCACTTCAAACGGATCAACGACACCTACGGCCACCCCGAGGGGGACCGCGTCCTCATGGAGGTCGCCGATCAGGTGCGCGCGGTGATCCGGCTTTCCGACTCCCTCACCCGCTGGGGTGGCGAGGAGTTCATCGTCCTCATGCCCAATACGGGACTCGCGAACGCGAAGGCCCTGGCCGAACGCATCCGCGAGAGCCTCGCCGGGTGCGCCATCGAAGGGATCGGGCCGGTGACGGCCAGCTTCGGCGTGGCGGAGTACCTCCCCGACGCTTCCCGCGAATCCTGGCTGGAACGCGTCGACCATGCCCTGTACCGGGCCAAGCAGGCGGGGCGGAACCGGGTGGAGGCCGATCCCCTGCAGAGCGGCATCGAGCCGCGCGGCGAACACCCGGAAGGCACCTTCCTCAAACTAGCCTGGAGTGCCTCCTTCCGCTCCGGGAACCCCTTGATCGATGCCCAGCACGAACGGCTGTTCCGCCTCTCCAACGACCTGCTTGATGCGGTCCTGTCAGGGCGGGACGACGGGGATCTCGCGGCGCTGGTCACGAAGCTCCTGTCCGAAGTGGCCCAGCACTTCCAGGACGAGGAGGCCATCCTGGCGGACCTCGGCTTCAGCGGGCTACAGGAACACAGGCAGAAGCACGCCGAGCTCATCGGCAAGGCCCTCGACCTGCAGCAGGCCTTCCAGGCTGGAACGCTCTCCAGCGGCAGGCTCTTCCAGTTCCTGGCCCAGGATGTCGTGGCCCTGCACATGCTCAAGGCGGACCGGGAGTTCTTCCACCTGACGGCCCCTCCCCAGGGCTAG